The Triticum dicoccoides isolate Atlit2015 ecotype Zavitan chromosome 6A, WEW_v2.0, whole genome shotgun sequence genome has a window encoding:
- the LOC119316481 gene encoding non-structural maintenance of chromosomes element 4 homolog A-like: MAAAAAAEGSGAEGRGEAAGGGRRQQQQGLAERRMLRSQYHAMKTLINEERDDMAKEDSDKFASIITQVESLHEQVQRPREQVADAEALLDITTTLVKSVRSQSSEGITPSDFVTALLKKFGQQATLDSEPVSLRWADVGLSASHVFRAAPGCCTMLGPMDTEVKQRKLSVVSRKRSARPTENTCPEELADSSEGAKTDTDRNVTVVFDILRKNKRARLETLVLNRQSFAQTVENVFALSFLVKDGRVAINIDDNGHHIVYPRNAPAASAIASGEVSYSHFVFRYDYRDWKLMKEVVPEGQELMPHRTAHSLSSEEREQLEPCAQRTPIRKLCRNRGLVLQEQMVVAETPEEDRSSKRKRLFIDQ; this comes from the exons atggcggcggcggcggcggcggaggggtccGGGGCAGAGGGCCGCGGCGAGGCcgccggcggcggcaggcggcagcagcagcaggggcTGGCGGAGCGCCGGATGCTCCGGTCCCAGTACCACGCCAtgaagaccctcatcaacg AGGAGAGGGATGACATGGCGAAGGAGGACTCCGACAAGTTCGCCTCCATCATCACGCAGGTGGAGAGCTTGCACGAGCAAG TGCAGAGACCCAGGGAGCAAGTAGCGGATGCAGAGGCTCTGCTAGATATTACAACCACGCTGGTAAAATCCGTGAGGTCCCAGTCAAGTGAAGGAATCACACCTTCTGATTTCGTAACAGCATTGCTGAAGAAATTTGGGCAGCAAGCAACCCTTGATTCCGAGCCTGTCTCGTTGCGCTGGGCTGATGTTGGGCTTTCTGCTTCACATGTCTTCAGGGCTGCGCCTGGATGCTGCACCAT GCTTGGACCCATGGATACAGAAGTAAAGCAGCGGAAGCTTTCAGTTGTTAGTAGAAAAAGAAGTGCCAGGCCAACTGAAAATACTTGTCCTGAAGAG CTTGCTGATTCTTCTGAGGGAGCAAAGACAGACACTGACCGGAATGTGACTGTTGTATTTGATATCCTGaggaaaaataagcgtgcgaggctGGAGACCCTTGTTTTGAACAGACAATCATTTGCCCAAACGGTTGAGAATGTTTTTGCATTGTCTTTCCTAGTTAAAGATGGCAGGGTGGCAATAAACATTGATGACAATGGGCACCATATAGTCT ATCCACGAAATGCACCTGCTGCTAGTGCCATAGCGTCAGGAGAAGTGTCCTACAGCCATTTTGTTTTCAGATATGATTACAGAGATTGGAAG CTTATGAAAGAAGTCGTTCCTGAAGGGCAAGAACTGATGCCGCACAGGACCGCGCACAGCCTCTCTTCTGAAGAGCGAGAACAGCTGGAGCCGTGTGCGCAACGAACACCGATAAGGAAACTTTGCCGGAACCGGGGTTTGGTTCTTCAGGAGCAGAT